The Ornithinibacillus sp. 4-3 region TTTATTGCTGCATAATGTGATTGTATCATAATTGGTCATAAAAGGAGAGATTTTTTTGAGTACAAAAATTTTATTTCTTAATCAAGATGATATTTTAAAATGCGGTGGAGGAGAAATGTCTTTAGCAGTTGATGCGATGGAAAAAGTCTTTTCGCTTCATCAAAAAAAAGAGTACATATTACCAAATAAATCTGTTTTGCGCTGGGGAGGTATGGAATCTGAGAGTACAAGAGGAAGAATTAATTCTATGCCTGCTTCTATTGGCGGGGATTTTAACTCAGTAGGTATTAAATGGATTTCAAGTGCTCCACAAAATCCAGAAAAATATGGAATGCCTCGGGCAACAGGGGTTATTATTCTGAATGATTATGAGACATTGATGCCGATTGCAATCATGGATGGAATGTTATTAAGTGCGATGCGTACGGGTGCAAATTCTGGAGTAGTTGCAAAATATCTTGCTAAAGAGAATTCTGAGGTTTTAGGGTTAATAGGTGCAGGAGTTCAAAATAAAACCCAACTTCTAGCAATGAAACATGTCATGGGAAATCTAAAAAAGGTGAAAATTGCCGATTTAAATAAAGAACGAGCAGAAAGCTTTGCAGATGAAATGAGTAAAAAAGTTAATTTGCCAATTGAAGTAGTGGACAAAGC contains the following coding sequences:
- a CDS encoding ornithine cyclodeaminase family protein → MSTKILFLNQDDILKCGGGEMSLAVDAMEKVFSLHQKKEYILPNKSVLRWGGMESESTRGRINSMPASIGGDFNSVGIKWISSAPQNPEKYGMPRATGVIILNDYETLMPIAIMDGMLLSAMRTGANSGVVAKYLAKENSEVLGLIGAGVQNKTQLLAMKHVMGNLKKVKIADLNKERAESFADEMSKKVNLPIEVVDKAEEAVRNSDVIITATVTKKPIVQADWISEGALYIHVGSHECEFDVIEKADKVVVDDWEELKHRGVETISIMYAEGKFQENEIHAHLGEVVNAVKPARTNDKEFIYFSSVGLGIQDVALASVIYERAREKNIGKELDLWGESTYLHQAKKVMK